The following proteins are co-located in the Legionella busanensis genome:
- the glyA gene encoding serine hydroxymethyltransferase, producing MQNKFLPYMQGCFESLAKQDPHLFKLIEEEHQRQNNSLILVASSGVAYPSVIAASTSDITNLTLEGYIGNRFHAGCEVIDQIEHLAIERAKLVFKARYANVQPLSAAIANNGLLFSLLNANDTILGMHLDAGGHLTHGAKASISGKYFNAISYGVNSEGLIDYDEVRALAKTHQPKLIICGASAYPRLIDYKIFREIADEVGSYLLADISHIAGLIAAELIPSPIDDAHFVVTSTSKQLYGPRGGLILMGKDADTIVNGKTLANLVQNSIFPGIQGAPNLASVTAKTVMFGEILSNNTFLPMMKRVQANAQYLANALTEKGYRVVAGGTDTHMVLVDVFSSKAMTGFVAEKALEQCRVIVNKNRIPEDQHSVFVTSGIRFGTNTIAYQGMEKEGVIACVDIVDKILSATQYLDKKKFELNPKIAQEVKEEIIHIKQNLCNQNMKISRKHESFAESLV from the coding sequence ATGCAAAATAAATTTCTACCTTATATGCAAGGGTGTTTTGAATCTTTAGCAAAACAAGATCCCCACTTATTCAAGCTGATAGAAGAAGAACATCAAAGGCAGAATAATTCTCTTATTCTAGTTGCTTCATCCGGCGTTGCCTATCCGTCCGTCATTGCTGCTAGTACTAGTGATATCACCAATTTAACTTTAGAAGGTTATATTGGTAATCGCTTTCATGCTGGTTGTGAAGTGATTGATCAAATAGAGCACTTGGCTATTGAAAGAGCAAAGCTAGTTTTTAAAGCACGCTATGCTAATGTCCAACCCCTAAGTGCAGCCATTGCTAATAATGGGCTACTTTTTAGCTTATTAAATGCTAACGATACAATATTAGGAATGCACCTTGATGCAGGAGGGCATTTAACCCATGGAGCCAAAGCTTCGATTTCAGGTAAATACTTTAATGCAATCTCGTATGGGGTGAACTCAGAAGGTTTAATTGATTACGATGAAGTAAGGGCTTTAGCAAAAACGCATCAACCAAAACTTATTATTTGTGGTGCTAGTGCTTATCCTAGACTTATTGACTATAAGATTTTTCGTGAAATCGCTGATGAAGTAGGAAGTTATTTGTTAGCTGATATTTCGCATATAGCTGGTTTAATTGCTGCTGAACTCATACCAAGTCCTATTGATGACGCGCATTTTGTTGTCACTAGTACTTCTAAGCAATTATATGGCCCACGGGGCGGTTTAATTTTAATGGGTAAAGATGCTGATACTATTGTTAATGGTAAAACTTTAGCTAATCTTGTGCAAAATAGCATCTTTCCAGGTATTCAGGGTGCTCCTAATTTAGCTTCCGTTACCGCTAAGACTGTTATGTTTGGAGAAATATTATCAAATAATACTTTTCTACCCATGATGAAACGAGTACAAGCAAATGCACAATACTTAGCTAATGCATTAACTGAAAAAGGGTATCGGGTTGTGGCTGGAGGAACAGATACACATATGGTGCTTGTTGATGTGTTTTCTTCAAAAGCAATGACTGGGTTTGTTGCTGAAAAGGCATTAGAACAATGTCGAGTTATTGTAAATAAAAACAGAATACCAGAAGATCAACATTCTGTTTTTGTCACCAGCGGAATTAGGTTCGGTACTAATACTATTGCCTATCAGGGTATGGAAAAAGAAGGTGTAATAGCTTGTGTTGACATTGTAGATAAGATACTTTCTGCAACTCAGTATCTAGATAAAAAGAAATTTGAATTAAACCCTAAAATAGCGCAAGAAGTTAAGGAAGAGATAATTCATATTAAACAAAATTTATGTAATCAGAATATGAAAATAAGTAGAAAACATGAGTCTTTCGCAGAGAGCTTAGTCTAA
- a CDS encoding LysE family translocator produces the protein MFSIVISILLLHLGFVALPGPDFAIALNTSLTNGRKAGILCASGIATGMLLNGLISFLLGSAINKNYPKLYFLFISLGLLYLFYIGFSLILKFYFSDRNIYYKPAPIQLKKSFLTGFITNLTNIKITLFFTSILPLFMSLNKYFQFLALASIGITTFAWFSFVAYFCDKKIKTIFINKIHQVELVMGIIIIIFAIATFYKFVM, from the coding sequence ATGTTTTCTATAGTAATTAGCATCCTGTTACTACATTTAGGATTTGTAGCTTTGCCTGGGCCAGATTTTGCAATAGCTTTGAATACAAGTCTTACAAATGGAAGAAAAGCAGGAATCTTATGTGCCAGTGGTATTGCTACTGGCATGTTACTAAATGGCTTAATAAGTTTTTTATTAGGCTCAGCTATTAATAAGAATTACCCTAAACTTTATTTTTTATTTATATCTTTGGGGCTTTTATATTTATTTTATATTGGTTTTAGTTTGATACTTAAATTTTATTTTTCTGATAGAAATATTTATTATAAACCTGCTCCTATTCAATTAAAAAAATCATTCCTCACAGGTTTTATTACGAATCTAACCAATATAAAAATTACACTTTTCTTTACTTCTATTTTGCCATTATTTATGAGTTTGAATAAATATTTTCAATTTCTTGCCTTAGCAAGTATTGGCATAACTACTTTTGCCTGGTTTAGTTTTGTAGCATATTTTTGTGATAAGAAAATTAAAACCATCTTTATTAATAAAATTCACCAGGTCGAATTAGTAATGGGCATCATTATAATTATATTTGCTATAGCAACTTTTTATAAGTTTGTAATGTAG